A genomic segment from Rhinatrema bivittatum chromosome 19, aRhiBiv1.1, whole genome shotgun sequence encodes:
- the GPANK1 gene encoding G patch domain and ankyrin repeat-containing protein 1 isoform X3 produces MNQRPLISFTRAREASDLWKDGERRESLSLHHHIGDSIGSGEEAKCFYENLLASVSEGSSREQKACRKRTRREEPVVQPSVTEHGGHRLLKCAQDGNLKALQEVLDKGMSDVNFRDGYYWTALMCAAYAGHIHVVRHLLDRGAAWVGVCEAQGRDALDLAEEAGHKEVVRLLREYGTVLLEETGPRRGTPELKYCAVCKMHYQEDSTEQHERSTVHLFSQQRPSASTHYHIPEHSVGYRLLLKEGWDPETGLGPLGAGRKFPVGTVLKRDQAGLGFRPTEKPKVTHFGANDEEAVAQQPKLRPARMERVATVSRREEKRREEKARAWERDLRTYMNADL; encoded by the exons ATGAACCAACGCCCTCTGATTTCATTCACCCGTGCCCGTGAGGCATCAGATCTTTGGAAGGATGGCGAGCGCAGGGAGAGCCTCAGTCTGCACCACCATATTGGGGACTCCATAGGGAGTGGTGAGGAAGCCAAGTGTTTCTATGAAAACTTGCTGGCTTCTGTTAGCGAGGGGAGCTCACGAGAACAGAaagcatgtcgaaaacgcacaCGGAGGGAAGAGCCTGTAGTACAGCCAAGTGTAACAGAGCATGGTGGGCATCGACTGCTGAAGTGTGCCCAGGATGGAAACTTGAAAGCCCTGCAGGAGGTGCTTGATAAGGGTATGAGTGACGTGAATTTCCGGGATGGCTATTACTGGACGGCGCTGATGTGTGCGGCTTACGCTGGGCACATTCATGTGGTGAGGCACCTTCTGGATCGTGGCGCTGCTTGGGTCGGAGTCTGCGAGGCACAGGGGCGAGATGCACTGGATTTGGCAGAGGAGGCCGGACACAAGGAAGTGGTGCGTCTTCTACGAGAATATGGGACAGTTCTATTGGAGGAGACAGGACCAAG GAGAGGCACTCCAGAGCTGAAATACTGTGCTGTCTGCAAGATGCATTACCAGGAAGATAGCACTGAGCAGCATGAGCGCTCAACTGTCCACCTCTTCAGTCAGCAACGTCCCTCTGCTTCCACCCACTATCACATCCCTGAGCACAGTGTGGGCTACCGGCTTTTGCTGAAAGAGGGCTGGGACCCCGAGACTGGCTTAGGGCCACTGGGAGCAGGAAGGAAGTTTCCTGTTGGAACTGTACTAAAACGTGACCAGGCGGGTCTGGGCTTTCGGCCAACCGAAAAGCCCAAAGTGACGCACTTCGGGGCCAATGACGAGGAGGCAGTGGCCCAGCAACCCAAGCTACGGCCAGCCAGAATGGAGAGAGTGGCCACCgtcagcaggagggaggagaagaggagagaggaaaaggccCGGGCCTGGGAAAGGGACTTGCGGACCTACATGAATGCTGATTTGTAG
- the GPANK1 gene encoding G patch domain and ankyrin repeat-containing protein 1 isoform X1, translated as MEKPLQTFKESNLRKFQMNQRPLISFTRAREASDLWKDGERRESLSLHHHIGDSIGSGEEAKCFYENLLASVSEGSSREQKACRKRTRREEPVVQPSVTEHGGHRLLKCAQDGNLKALQEVLDKGMSDVNFRDGYYWTALMCAAYAGHIHVVRHLLDRGAAWVGVCEAQGRDALDLAEEAGHKEVVRLLREYGTVLLEETGPRRGTPELKYCAVCKMHYQEDSTEQHERSTVHLFSQQRPSASTHYHIPEHSVGYRLLLKEGWDPETGLGPLGAGRKFPVGTVLKRDQAGLGFRPTEKPKVTHFGANDEEAVAQQPKLRPARMERVATVSRREEKRREEKARAWERDLRTYMNADL; from the exons TTTCAAATGAACCAACGCCCTCTGATTTCATTCACCCGTGCCCGTGAGGCATCAGATCTTTGGAAGGATGGCGAGCGCAGGGAGAGCCTCAGTCTGCACCACCATATTGGGGACTCCATAGGGAGTGGTGAGGAAGCCAAGTGTTTCTATGAAAACTTGCTGGCTTCTGTTAGCGAGGGGAGCTCACGAGAACAGAaagcatgtcgaaaacgcacaCGGAGGGAAGAGCCTGTAGTACAGCCAAGTGTAACAGAGCATGGTGGGCATCGACTGCTGAAGTGTGCCCAGGATGGAAACTTGAAAGCCCTGCAGGAGGTGCTTGATAAGGGTATGAGTGACGTGAATTTCCGGGATGGCTATTACTGGACGGCGCTGATGTGTGCGGCTTACGCTGGGCACATTCATGTGGTGAGGCACCTTCTGGATCGTGGCGCTGCTTGGGTCGGAGTCTGCGAGGCACAGGGGCGAGATGCACTGGATTTGGCAGAGGAGGCCGGACACAAGGAAGTGGTGCGTCTTCTACGAGAATATGGGACAGTTCTATTGGAGGAGACAGGACCAAG GAGAGGCACTCCAGAGCTGAAATACTGTGCTGTCTGCAAGATGCATTACCAGGAAGATAGCACTGAGCAGCATGAGCGCTCAACTGTCCACCTCTTCAGTCAGCAACGTCCCTCTGCTTCCACCCACTATCACATCCCTGAGCACAGTGTGGGCTACCGGCTTTTGCTGAAAGAGGGCTGGGACCCCGAGACTGGCTTAGGGCCACTGGGAGCAGGAAGGAAGTTTCCTGTTGGAACTGTACTAAAACGTGACCAGGCGGGTCTGGGCTTTCGGCCAACCGAAAAGCCCAAAGTGACGCACTTCGGGGCCAATGACGAGGAGGCAGTGGCCCAGCAACCCAAGCTACGGCCAGCCAGAATGGAGAGAGTGGCCACCgtcagcaggagggaggagaagaggagagaggaaaaggccCGGGCCTGGGAAAGGGACTTGCGGACCTACATGAATGCTGATTTGTAG
- the GPANK1 gene encoding G patch domain and ankyrin repeat-containing protein 1 isoform X2 has translation MFQMNQRPLISFTRAREASDLWKDGERRESLSLHHHIGDSIGSGEEAKCFYENLLASVSEGSSREQKACRKRTRREEPVVQPSVTEHGGHRLLKCAQDGNLKALQEVLDKGMSDVNFRDGYYWTALMCAAYAGHIHVVRHLLDRGAAWVGVCEAQGRDALDLAEEAGHKEVVRLLREYGTVLLEETGPRRGTPELKYCAVCKMHYQEDSTEQHERSTVHLFSQQRPSASTHYHIPEHSVGYRLLLKEGWDPETGLGPLGAGRKFPVGTVLKRDQAGLGFRPTEKPKVTHFGANDEEAVAQQPKLRPARMERVATVSRREEKRREEKARAWERDLRTYMNADL, from the exons TTTCAAATGAACCAACGCCCTCTGATTTCATTCACCCGTGCCCGTGAGGCATCAGATCTTTGGAAGGATGGCGAGCGCAGGGAGAGCCTCAGTCTGCACCACCATATTGGGGACTCCATAGGGAGTGGTGAGGAAGCCAAGTGTTTCTATGAAAACTTGCTGGCTTCTGTTAGCGAGGGGAGCTCACGAGAACAGAaagcatgtcgaaaacgcacaCGGAGGGAAGAGCCTGTAGTACAGCCAAGTGTAACAGAGCATGGTGGGCATCGACTGCTGAAGTGTGCCCAGGATGGAAACTTGAAAGCCCTGCAGGAGGTGCTTGATAAGGGTATGAGTGACGTGAATTTCCGGGATGGCTATTACTGGACGGCGCTGATGTGTGCGGCTTACGCTGGGCACATTCATGTGGTGAGGCACCTTCTGGATCGTGGCGCTGCTTGGGTCGGAGTCTGCGAGGCACAGGGGCGAGATGCACTGGATTTGGCAGAGGAGGCCGGACACAAGGAAGTGGTGCGTCTTCTACGAGAATATGGGACAGTTCTATTGGAGGAGACAGGACCAAG GAGAGGCACTCCAGAGCTGAAATACTGTGCTGTCTGCAAGATGCATTACCAGGAAGATAGCACTGAGCAGCATGAGCGCTCAACTGTCCACCTCTTCAGTCAGCAACGTCCCTCTGCTTCCACCCACTATCACATCCCTGAGCACAGTGTGGGCTACCGGCTTTTGCTGAAAGAGGGCTGGGACCCCGAGACTGGCTTAGGGCCACTGGGAGCAGGAAGGAAGTTTCCTGTTGGAACTGTACTAAAACGTGACCAGGCGGGTCTGGGCTTTCGGCCAACCGAAAAGCCCAAAGTGACGCACTTCGGGGCCAATGACGAGGAGGCAGTGGCCCAGCAACCCAAGCTACGGCCAGCCAGAATGGAGAGAGTGGCCACCgtcagcaggagggaggagaagaggagagaggaaaaggccCGGGCCTGGGAAAGGGACTTGCGGACCTACATGAATGCTGATTTGTAG